In the genome of Caulobacter flavus, the window GGGAACTGCGTGGTGTTGCGGAAGGTGCGGGCCAGGAAGTCGATCTCGACCTCGCCCGACGGGAAGACGACCTTCATCGTCCGCTCGCGAGCTTCGGCCACGCGCGAGCTGTCGAACACCGCCGTGAAGCCGTTGGCGAAGGTCGCCTCGACCTTCACCCAGTCCAGGCCGTAGCCGCGATCGGCCTCGCCCTCGCCTTCCACGGCCACCGGATCGGCGGCGCAAAGGGCCAGCGCCAGGTCGATGTCGTGGATCATCAGGTCAAGCACCACCGAGACGTCAAGGTTGCGATCCGACGGCGTGCCGCGACGCACGGCTTCCAGGCGGATCGGCTGTTCGGGGATGTCGAGCAGCCCCATGGCCTGGAACACCACGCGCTCCTGGTGGCCACAGGCCAGCGGCACGCCGGCCTTGGCGGCGGCGGCGATCAGGGCGTCGGCGTCTTCGGGCGACACGGCCAGCGGCTTTTCGGAATAGACCGGCTTGCCCGCCTTCAGCGCCGCCAGCGCCGCCTTGGCGTGGTGCACGGCCGGGGTGGCGACGGTGACCACGTCGACGGCCGCCAGGAAGGCGTCCATGTCGTCATAGGCCTTGGCGCCCAGCGGGCCGGCCAGGGCTTCGGCGCGAGAAAGATCGATGTCGAACACGGCGACGAGTTCGACGCCCGGCAGCTCGACATACTTCTTGGCGTGATAGCCGCCGAACACGCCGGCGCCGACGATACCAGCTTTCAGAACTTGCACTTGCGCTTCTTGGGTCATGGCTCGTCTCTAGCCGCTTCGACCGCTTGCGAAAAGCTTTGGCAGCGGGCGCGCGCCAGGGCTAAACATTCGTTTGAACGAGAACACAAAGGGAGGTCGCCATGACCACGTCGCGTGAGATCCGCCTCAAGAGCCGTCCCGTCGGCGTGCCGACCACCGAGAACTTCGAACTGGCCAGTGTCGAGCTGCCCCCGCCCGGCGACGGCGAGATCCAGGTGAAGAACCTCTGGATGTCGGTCGACCCCTACATGCGCGGCCGCATGACCGACCGGAAGAGCTACGTGCCGCCGTTCGAATTGGGCAAGGCGCTGCAGGGCGGGGCTGTCGGCGAGGTGACGGCCTCCAACGATCCGGACTTCAAGGTCGGCGACATCGTCAGCTCGATGTTCGGTTGGCGCGAGGCCTACAACGCCAATCCCAAGGCCCTGGCGGCCGCCGGCCCGATGGGCGGGATCATGAAGCTGTCCACGCACGGCATGCCGCCCCAGGCCTTCCTGGGCGTGGCCGGCATGCCCGGCATGACCGCCTACGCCGGCCTGCTGAGGGTCGCGGCGCTGAAGGAAGGCGACATCGTCTTCGTCTCGGCCGCCGCCGGCGCGGTGGGTTCGGTCGTCTGCCAGATCGCCAAGATCAAGGGCCACACCGTCATTGGCTCGGCCGGCGGCCCCGAGAAGGTCGCCTTCCTCAAGGAGATCGGCGTCGACCACGTGATCGACTACAAGGCCACGCCCGACGTCGTCGCCGAACTGGCCAAGGTCGCCCCCAAGGGCATCGACGTCTATTTCGAGAACGTCGGCGGCGCGCACCTCGAGGCGGCCCTGAACTCGGCCCGCCCGTTCGGCCGCTTCGCCCTGTGCGGGATGATCTCGCAGTACAACGAGACCGGCCGCCCGACCGGCCCGGCCAACATCATCCAGGCGGTGGGCAAGAGCCTGCGGCTGGAGGGCTTCATCGTCTCCAACCACTACGACCTGTTCCCGGCCTTCGTCCGCGACATGGCCGACTGGATCAATTCCGGGAAGCTGACGTGGAAGGAGACCGTAGAGGAAGGCGTCGAGCGCGCGCCCGAGGCCTTCATCAAGCTGTTCTCGGGCGAGAACCTCGGGAAGATGCTGGTGAAGCTGTAGGGGCGGAAAGCCCCCTCAGTCGCTACGCGACAGCTCCCCCAGAGGGGGAGCATCTGCGGCGTAGATCCTCCCCTTCTGGGGGAGGTGGCGCGGAGGGCCGGAGGGGGGACGTTTTCAGCTTTCGAAAAGGCGGCCGATTTCGCTCCACTCCCCTCTCCGTCCGCTTCGCGGACACCTCTCCCACAGGGAGAGGACCTTCCTGCTACCGCCCCCGCATCTCCGTCAGTTCCCAGCCCTCGCCGACAGCGACCTTGCGGAACTTGAACGTCACCCGTGCGCCCGGCTCCAGCGGGGCTTCGGCCAGCACGTCGCCATAGGCCTGGAAGACGGTGCGGCCGGCGGCCAGCGGCGCGGCGCTCGCGCCGTCGTGATCGAGCGTGAGCACCTGGCCCTCGACGCTGGCGATCACGGCCTGAGTCTCATGCTGCAGCGCCGTCGAGATCGGTGGCGCGGGCTGGGCGGCGGGCGATTTCGAACCCTCGTTCTCCCCGCTCGGTCCGCAGCCGACCAGGGCCGCAACCGCGAGACACGCTAAAACCGCCTTGAATTTCATAATCTTGACCTGTCTCCAGCGGGCTCCCCGCAGCCCATCTTTGCGCATTTGCACAGTTTTTTCACCGCACCTGCGAAATGGATCACATTTTCGATAGCGATTTCGTGATCAAAGTTTTACCCTAGGTGCGTCGGCGGTTTCCTCCGCCGGACTTCGTTCAACGCCAGACCCTTGCAGAGCGCGACCGATCCCTAGCGGACCGGAGGCGTCCCGTGAAGGCGTTCGGCGCGAAATCGAAGCTCTGCATTTCGTCCGACCACGGTCGGATCACCGAGACGGACCCGATGACCGAACGCGGCGCCTTCTTCGACCTGGCCACCTCCACGCCCGTGGCCTTCGAAACCGTGATCGCCCCGCGCGACCGGGTCGAGATCCCGACCGAGGCCCCCCTGGCCATGCCGGTGCAGCCGCTGGGCTTCTGGCAGGGCGCGGCGCGCGCCGTGCGCGGCCCGGGCTCGGAAACGGTCATGCGCCGCTGGGTGATCTTCGTCGCCACGGCGATCATGGGCGCGGCAGGCTGGAAGGCCACCTTCGACACCGTCGCGCTCGGCGGCGTCACCCGCCTGGAAGCCGTCTGCCTGACCCTGCTGGCCCCGCTGTTTCTGGCGCTGGCCCTGTGGTTCGTCACCGCCGTCGCCGGCTTCGTGGTGCTGCTGCGCACGCCCAAGGATCCGCTGGGCATCGATAGCACGAAGCCGATGCCCAAGCCGCGCGCCCGCACGGCGATCCTGATGCCGGTCTACAACGAGGACGCCCAGGCGGTGTTCGCCCGCCTGCGGGCCATGGACGCCTCGATCGCCGAGACCGGCAACAGCCGCGCCTTCGATATCTTCATCATCTCCGACACCCGCGACGCGGCGGTGGCCCTGGCCGAGCAGGCCTGCTTCGCCCGCTTCCGCCGGGAGGCCTCCAGCCACGTCTTCTATCGCCGCCGCGCCGAGAACACGGGCCGCAAGGCCGGCAACGTCGCCGACTGGGTCGCCCGCTGGGGCGGCGACTACGAGCACATGCTGGTGCTCGACGCCGACAGCCTGATGACCGGCGACGCCATGGTCCGCCTGGCCGACGCCATGGAGCGTCATCCGGGCGTGGGTCTGATCCAGACCATGCCGACCATCATCAACGGCCAGACGATCTTCGCCCGCACCCTGCAGTTCGCCACCAAGCTCTACGGCCGCGTGGCCTGGACGGGCCTGGCCTGGTGGTCGGGTTCGGAAAGCTCGTTCTGGGGCCACAACGCCATCATCCGCACCAAGGCCTTCGCCCAGACCTGCGGCCTGCCCTCGCTGAACGGCCCCAAGCCCTTCGGCGGCGAGGTGATGAGCCACGACGCCCTGGAAAGCGCCCTGCTGCGCCGCGGCGGCTGGGCCGTGCACCTGGCCCCCTACCTGGAAGGCTCTTACGAGGAGAGCCCCTCCAACCTGCTCGACTTCGCCACCCGCGACCGTCGCTGGTGCCGGGGCAACGTCCAGCACGTGCCGCTGATCGGCCTGCCGGGCCTGCACTGGATGAGCCGCCTGCACCTGGTGATCGGCGTGCTCAGCTACGCCCTGTCGCCGATCTGGTTCGTGGCCCTGTCGGCCGGCGTCATCTCGCGCGCCCTGATGCCCGAGGTGAAGAAGGCCGCCTTCACGATGGCCGACCTGCAGGCCGCCGCCCACGCCCTGATCGACTGGCGCGAGATCCAGGCCACGGCCTGGGCGATGATCATCACCTTCGTGCTGCTGTTCGGTCCCAAGATCCTGGGCGCCACGCTGATCTTCATGCGCAAACACGAGCTGAAGGGCTTCGGTGGCCGTCGTCGCGTGATGGCGGGCCTCGGCGTCGAGATGCTGCTCTCGGCCCTGGTCGCCCCGATGCTGATGTTCACCCAGACCCGCGCCGTGGTCGAGATCCTGGCCGGCCGCGTCGGCGGCTGGAGCGCCCAGCGCCGCGACGCCGACAAGGTCGCCTTCAAGGAGGCCTGCGCCGCCATGGGCTGGATCAGCGCCACGGGCCTGACCCTGGCCGGCCTGTTCTGGTTCACGCCCGACCTGCTGACCGCCACCGCCCCGATCCTGGCCGGCCTGATCCTGGCCGTGCCGCTGACCATGCTGGGCGCCAGCAAGGCCGCCGGCCTGGCGCTGAAGGCCAACGGCCTGTTCATGACCCCCGACGAGCGTACGCCGCCGGCGATCGTCCGCGCCGCCCTCGGCCCGGTCTGCGAGCCGCCGGTCCGCTGGAACGTCGGCAAGGCCAAGGCCCCCGCCCTGGCGCCCGCCGAGCAGACCGCGGCCTGAAGGCCCGATCGTCGAAACCGAAAAGCCCCGCCGTCGTCGGCGGGGCTTTTTTGTTGCCCGTCGATACGGACGCGACGGAAACACGTACTCAAGCTTCGCTACGGCTGGCGGCTCGCCCTCCGGGGGAGTAGAAGCGCGCTTCGTTTGGATTTGACGGAGCCTCCGCCGTGTCGCGGCTTTTCAGCGCCTATGTGATCGTCGACTGGAGCGCGGCGGCCAAGCCGACCACCGGGGCCGACTCCGTCTGGATCGGCGTGCTCAAGCGCGACGTGCGCTTCCGCCTGACCTTCGAAAGCTACAACCCGGCCACCCGCAACGAAGCCGAGGCCAAGCTCGCCGTCATCCTCGACGACCTGAAGAAGCGCGGCGAGCGCGCGCTGGTGGGCTTCGACTTCCCGCTGGGCTTTCCGCGCGGCTTCTCCCAGGCCCTGAACCTGCCGGGCGCGACGCCCTGGCGCGCGGTCTGGGACCAGCTGAACAAGATGGTCAAGGACAAGGCCGACAACACCAACAACCGCTTCGGCGTGGGCTCGGAGATCAACCGTCGCCTAACCGGCGGGCCGTTCCCGTTCTGGGGCTGCCCGCCCAAGGACGCCCTGACGACCCTGCAGCCCAAGCGCACGCGCGAACATGGCCCGAGCGACCTGCCGGAGTTCCGCCACGCCGACGTGGCGGCGAAAGGCGCGCACTCGATCTGGAAGCTCTACTACAACGGCTCGGTCGGCGGTCAGGCGATCATGGGCATCCCGGCTGTGCGCCGCCTGAAGGACGCCCGCGACGAAACCGTGCGCGTCTGGCCGTTCGAGACCGGCTTCAAGACCCTGACCGAAGCCGACCTCGACGGCGTCGAGGCGGTCGTGGCCGAGGTCTATCCGTCGCTGATCAAGGCCGTTCCCGCCCCTGGCGAGATCAAGGACCTGGCCCAGGTGCGCGGCCTGGCCGAACATTTCGCCAAGCTCGACGAGGCCGGCAAGCTGGCCGCCCTGTTCGGGCCGCCCAAGGATGCGCCCGAGGCGCTGGTCGAGGACGTGCAGACCCAGGAAGGCTGGATCCTGGGCGCTTCGGTCTAGAGAGCCGCCTCACGGCCCTCCGGGCTACCTCCCCAAAGGGGACGATCTTGACGCTTGGATGCTCCCCCTCTGGGGGAGCTGTCGCGGAGCGACTGAGGGGGTCGCCGCGGGCGTTCAGGCCCGCCGATCCAGCATCCGGTACCGGCCCAGCAGCATCGCCGCCGCCGCGAAGCTGGTGACGATCACCGACCAGACGATGCCGTCCACGCCCAGCTTCATCGGCAGGGCCAGCCACCAGGCCAGGGGCCCCATGATCAGGGCGTAGGCGACCATGTGGGTGCCGGCGGGAACCCAGACCTCTCCCCGCGCCCGCAGCGCCTGGGCGCAGACCACCTGCACCGCGTCGGGCACCAGGAACAGGCAGGTCAGCGCCAGGGCCGGGCCGATCAGGGCGATGGCGGCCGGGTCGGCGGTGTAGGCGCCGGCAACCAGGTGACGCAGCGGATAGAGCAGCACGGCCACCACCAGGGCGAAGACGGCGGTGACGCCGAACGAGACCCAGCCAGCCCGGCTCATGCCCGCCGGATCGCGCGCGCCGTGGGCGCGGGCCACCTGCACCGCCGTGGCCGTCGCCAGGCCCAGCGGAACCATGAAGATCACCCCAGCCACGTTCAGCACCACGGCCCAGGCGGCGACGTTGAGGCCGCCCAGCCAGCCGGCCACCAGGCTCATGCCGGCGAAGGCCGAGACCTCGAACAGGTTGGAGCTGCCGGCCCCGTAGCCGACCCGGCGCTGTTCCTTCTCGGCGGCGCGATCGCGCGGCGGCTTGTCGAACACCCCCATGGCGCGGGCGTCCTTCAGGCGCCAGATCACCACCGCCAGCATGATCGTGAAGGCGGTGCGGGCGACGAAGGTGGCCCAGGCCGCGCCTACAGCGCCCATGGCCGGCAGGCCCATGACGCCGGGCACCAGCAGCAGGTTGACCGCCAGGTTAATCAGGTTGGCCACCCACATGTTGACGGTCACAAGGCCCGGCCGGCCCAGCCCCTCGAGCCAGAAGCTCAGGGCCACGCTCAGCGCATAGGGGGTCAGCGACAGCGAGAACACGATCAGCGGCGCGGTCGCGCCGTCGGCCAAGGCCTTTTCGATGCCCACGTGATGCAGCAGCGGCGGAGCGCCCAGGGCCAGCAGCACCGAGCCGGCCACGCCCAGCCAGAACGCATAGACGACGCCCCGGCGCAGCACCGCCCCGGCCTCGTGCGGCCGTCCCGCCCCCATGGCGCGCGAGCCCATCACCTGGGTCCCGACCAGCAGGCCGACGGTCACGGTGACGAACACCGAGGTCGGCGCCCAGGCCATGGCGTGGAAACCCAGCTGCCGGGCCGAGAAGTGGCCGACGACGATGGCGTCGGTCAGGCCCATGACCATGATCCCAAGGCGTGACAGCACCACTGGCCCGGCCAGGCGCAGCAGTTCGATCAGGTCGGAGACGATGACGCCGCGCGGCTTCCCGGAAGCCGGCGCGGCCGCGGGACGCGACATGGGGTGGGCCTTTCCAAACGGGGCCGGAAGGTGGCTGATGCCCATCGATTGGGCAAGGGCGCGCGCGACGTGGCCTGCGCTGGCGCTTGGAACATCGTCCCCGCCCTGCCGGTTTCCGCCGTCTCGGGGCCGCAGGGAGACCGCCATGACCGATACCGACAAGGATTTCGAAGCCGCCGGACAACGCGCCGCCAAGGCGCAGCGCGACATCCAGGCCCCGCTGGACGCCAAGGAGCAGCGCTCGTTCGATGACGAGGGCGGCGAGAACAAGAAACCCCAGGCCATGCAGGCCGGCGCGCGCCCCTACCCTGCTCCGCCGTTTCCAGAGCAGCACCAGAAGAAGCCCGGTCAGGAGCACAGGCTCGATCCCGCCCCGATGTACGACGCGCCGTTCTACAAGGGCTCGGGCAAGCTGGAGGGCAAGGTCGCGCTGATCACCGGCGCCGACAGCGGCATCGGCC includes:
- the mdoH gene encoding glucans biosynthesis glucosyltransferase MdoH, which codes for MTERGAFFDLATSTPVAFETVIAPRDRVEIPTEAPLAMPVQPLGFWQGAARAVRGPGSETVMRRWVIFVATAIMGAAGWKATFDTVALGGVTRLEAVCLTLLAPLFLALALWFVTAVAGFVVLLRTPKDPLGIDSTKPMPKPRARTAILMPVYNEDAQAVFARLRAMDASIAETGNSRAFDIFIISDTRDAAVALAEQACFARFRREASSHVFYRRRAENTGRKAGNVADWVARWGGDYEHMLVLDADSLMTGDAMVRLADAMERHPGVGLIQTMPTIINGQTIFARTLQFATKLYGRVAWTGLAWWSGSESSFWGHNAIIRTKAFAQTCGLPSLNGPKPFGGEVMSHDALESALLRRGGWAVHLAPYLEGSYEESPSNLLDFATRDRRWCRGNVQHVPLIGLPGLHWMSRLHLVIGVLSYALSPIWFVALSAGVISRALMPEVKKAAFTMADLQAAAHALIDWREIQATAWAMIITFVLLFGPKILGATLIFMRKHELKGFGGRRRVMAGLGVEMLLSALVAPMLMFTQTRAVVEILAGRVGGWSAQRRDADKVAFKEACAAMGWISATGLTLAGLFWFTPDLLTATAPILAGLILAVPLTMLGASKAAGLALKANGLFMTPDERTPPAIVRAALGPVCEPPVRWNVGKAKAPALAPAEQTAA
- a CDS encoding cobalamin biosynthesis protein CbiG, translated to MSRLFSAYVIVDWSAAAKPTTGADSVWIGVLKRDVRFRLTFESYNPATRNEAEAKLAVILDDLKKRGERALVGFDFPLGFPRGFSQALNLPGATPWRAVWDQLNKMVKDKADNTNNRFGVGSEINRRLTGGPFPFWGCPPKDALTTLQPKRTREHGPSDLPEFRHADVAAKGAHSIWKLYYNGSVGGQAIMGIPAVRRLKDARDETVRVWPFETGFKTLTEADLDGVEAVVAEVYPSLIKAVPAPGEIKDLAQVRGLAEHFAKLDEAGKLAALFGPPKDAPEALVEDVQTQEGWILGASV
- a CDS encoding NADP-dependent oxidoreductase gives rise to the protein MTTSREIRLKSRPVGVPTTENFELASVELPPPGDGEIQVKNLWMSVDPYMRGRMTDRKSYVPPFELGKALQGGAVGEVTASNDPDFKVGDIVSSMFGWREAYNANPKALAAAGPMGGIMKLSTHGMPPQAFLGVAGMPGMTAYAGLLRVAALKEGDIVFVSAAAGAVGSVVCQIAKIKGHTVIGSAGGPEKVAFLKEIGVDHVIDYKATPDVVAELAKVAPKGIDVYFENVGGAHLEAALNSARPFGRFALCGMISQYNETGRPTGPANIIQAVGKSLRLEGFIVSNHYDLFPAFVRDMADWINSGKLTWKETVEEGVERAPEAFIKLFSGENLGKMLVKL
- a CDS encoding MATE family efflux transporter, coding for MSRPAAAPASGKPRGVIVSDLIELLRLAGPVVLSRLGIMVMGLTDAIVVGHFSARQLGFHAMAWAPTSVFVTVTVGLLVGTQVMGSRAMGAGRPHEAGAVLRRGVVYAFWLGVAGSVLLALGAPPLLHHVGIEKALADGATAPLIVFSLSLTPYALSVALSFWLEGLGRPGLVTVNMWVANLINLAVNLLLVPGVMGLPAMGAVGAAWATFVARTAFTIMLAVVIWRLKDARAMGVFDKPPRDRAAEKEQRRVGYGAGSSNLFEVSAFAGMSLVAGWLGGLNVAAWAVVLNVAGVIFMVPLGLATATAVQVARAHGARDPAGMSRAGWVSFGVTAVFALVVAVLLYPLRHLVAGAYTADPAAIALIGPALALTCLFLVPDAVQVVCAQALRARGEVWVPAGTHMVAYALIMGPLAWWLALPMKLGVDGIVWSVIVTSFAAAAMLLGRYRMLDRRA
- a CDS encoding Gfo/Idh/MocA family protein, whose product is MTQEAQVQVLKAGIVGAGVFGGYHAKKYVELPGVELVAVFDIDLSRAEALAGPLGAKAYDDMDAFLAAVDVVTVATPAVHHAKAALAALKAGKPVYSEKPLAVSPEDADALIAAAAKAGVPLACGHQERVVFQAMGLLDIPEQPIRLEAVRRGTPSDRNLDVSVVLDLMIHDIDLALALCAADPVAVEGEGEADRGYGLDWVKVEATFANGFTAVFDSSRVAEARERTMKVVFPSGEVEIDFLARTFRNTTQFPLIEDFTETPAGKDPLGQSVAGFLKAVRGEAPRPVVTGEEAARALDLALAVEHSTD